One segment of Massilia sp. Se16.2.3 DNA contains the following:
- a CDS encoding OsmC domain/YcaO domain-containing protein, whose product MEIKVNFLDKLRLEAKFDDFTVIADQPIRYKGDGSAPGPFDYFLASSALCAAYFVKLYCNTRDIPTENIRLSQNNIVDPENRYKQIFKIQVELPTDISEKDRQGILRSIERCTVKKVVQEGPEFVIEEVENLDADAQALLTLQPDAQAATYIPGKDLPLEQTIANMSSMLASWGIKIEIASWRNIVPNVWSLHIRDAHSPMCFTNGKGATKESALASALGEYIERLNNNHFYAGVYWGEDIANADFVHYPNERWFKPGPNDAVPAGILDEYCLEVYDPDGELRGSHLVDTNSGNAKRGIVSLPYQRLSDGATVYFPSNLVENLYASNGMSAGNTLAEAQVQCLSEIFERAVKREILEGELALPDVPQEVLAKYPGIVAGIKGLEEQGFPVLVKDASMGGLYPVMCVTLMNPRTGGVFASFGAHPSFEVALERSLTELLQGRSFEGLNDLPQPTFASEAVTEPYNFVEHFIDSSGVVSWRFFSAKADFDFVEWDFSGEGKDSNSQEAATLLGILAEMGKEVYMAVYDELGATACRILVPGYSEVYPVEDLVWDNTNKALLFREDILNLHRLDDDQLAALLERLENNELDEYSDIASLIGIEFDENTDWGQLTVLELRLLINLALKQFEDAHELVGAFLQYNDNTVERRLFYQALNVVLEVVLDDELELGDYVHNFRRMYGDVRMDAALGSVDGSVRFFGLVPTSMALEGLDRHHRLLDSYRKLHAARARSAAAK is encoded by the coding sequence ATGGAAATCAAAGTCAACTTCCTCGATAAACTGCGCCTGGAAGCCAAGTTCGACGACTTCACCGTCATCGCCGACCAGCCCATCCGCTACAAGGGCGACGGTTCTGCGCCCGGTCCCTTCGACTACTTCCTGGCGTCGTCTGCCCTGTGCGCGGCCTATTTCGTGAAGTTGTACTGCAATACCCGCGACATCCCGACCGAAAACATCCGGCTTTCGCAGAACAATATCGTCGACCCGGAAAACCGCTACAAGCAGATCTTCAAGATCCAGGTCGAGCTGCCGACCGACATTTCGGAAAAGGACCGCCAGGGCATCCTGCGTTCGATCGAGCGCTGCACGGTCAAGAAAGTGGTGCAGGAAGGGCCGGAATTCGTCATCGAGGAAGTCGAGAACCTGGACGCCGATGCCCAGGCGCTCTTGACCCTGCAGCCGGATGCGCAGGCCGCCACTTATATTCCCGGCAAGGACCTGCCGCTCGAGCAAACGATTGCCAACATGTCCTCCATGCTGGCGAGCTGGGGCATCAAGATCGAAATCGCTTCCTGGCGCAATATCGTGCCGAATGTCTGGTCGCTGCATATTCGCGATGCCCATTCGCCGATGTGCTTCACCAACGGCAAGGGCGCGACCAAGGAAAGCGCATTGGCCTCGGCCCTGGGCGAATACATCGAACGCCTGAACAACAACCACTTCTATGCCGGCGTGTACTGGGGCGAAGACATCGCCAATGCCGATTTCGTCCATTACCCGAACGAGCGCTGGTTCAAGCCGGGGCCAAACGATGCGGTCCCCGCCGGGATCCTCGACGAATACTGCCTGGAAGTCTACGACCCGGACGGCGAACTGCGCGGCTCGCACCTGGTCGATACCAATTCGGGTAATGCGAAGCGCGGCATCGTCTCGCTGCCCTACCAACGTTTGTCGGACGGCGCAACCGTGTATTTCCCGTCGAATCTGGTCGAAAACCTGTATGCCAGCAATGGCATGAGCGCCGGGAATACGCTGGCCGAGGCGCAGGTGCAATGCCTGTCCGAGATATTCGAGCGCGCCGTGAAACGCGAGATCCTGGAAGGCGAACTGGCCCTGCCCGATGTACCGCAGGAGGTGCTGGCGAAATACCCTGGCATCGTCGCCGGCATCAAGGGCCTGGAAGAGCAGGGTTTCCCGGTATTGGTAAAAGACGCGTCGATGGGCGGTCTGTATCCGGTGATGTGCGTCACCCTGATGAATCCGCGCACGGGCGGCGTGTTCGCCTCGTTCGGCGCGCATCCGAGTTTCGAAGTGGCGCTGGAACGCAGCCTCACGGAATTGCTGCAGGGACGCAGTTTCGAGGGCCTGAACGATTTGCCGCAGCCCACCTTCGCCAGCGAAGCCGTGACGGAACCCTATAACTTCGTCGAGCACTTCATCGATTCCAGCGGCGTGGTGTCGTGGCGCTTCTTCAGCGCCAAAGCCGATTTCGATTTCGTCGAGTGGGATTTCTCCGGCGAAGGCAAGGATTCGAATAGCCAGGAAGCTGCCACCCTGCTCGGTATCCTCGCAGAGATGGGCAAGGAAGTGTATATGGCCGTGTACGACGAACTCGGCGCGACGGCCTGCCGTATCCTGGTTCCCGGTTATTCGGAAGTCTATCCGGTGGAAGACCTGGTCTGGGACAACACGAATAAAGCCCTGCTGTTCCGCGAAGATATCCTCAACCTGCATCGTCTCGACGATGACCAGCTGGCGGCGCTGCTGGAACGCCTGGAGAACAATGAGCTGGACGAGTACTCCGATATTGCCAGCCTGATCGGCATCGAGTTCGACGAGAATACCGATTGGGGCCAGCTGACGGTGCTCGAACTGCGCCTGCTGATCAACCTCGCGCTGAAACAGTTCGAGGACGCCCACGAACTGGTCGGCGCCTTCCTGCAATACAACGACAACACGGTTGAACGCCGCCTGTTCTACCAGGCGCTGAACGTGGTGCTCGAAGTGGTGCTGGACGACGAGCTGGAACTGGGCGACTACGTGCACAACTTCCGCCGCATGTACGGCGACGTGCGCATGGATGCGGCGCTGGGCTCGGTCGATGGCAGTGTGCGCTTCTTCGGCCTGGTGCCGACCAGCATGGCGCTCGAGGGCCTCGACCGCCACCATCGCCTGCTCGACAGCTACCGCAAGCTGCATGCGGCGCGTGCCAGGTCTGCGGCCGCGAAATAG
- a CDS encoding CHAP domain-containing protein: MMNHRRNAIGGLLAMSVSLALRPVFAQANNGISAEGMEKFDDFPQEFQDGMFRSPDPNKNFGSTSPPETYKAISGVLLRGAPFDCRPIDVAYYFAALREGILPDAVIADIRDIAAQAKQPRLAQPGFLKFFAYDWEKNNYFNPVVVGFFRGNGLKPYAGDETPWCAAFANWCISRSRVRAANVIIFDNQTRALGTRNASSGSFRCWGSEATMDPREGDLVVWAKTGTVTVNCPSVGQGHVAFVTKVQVGAGNKRSYHVVGGNQGFRGAVVQSVNGALVRPVDVAQAVSRRVIGNHFADRVIHSVRTQSFFR, from the coding sequence ATGATGAATCATCGTAGAAATGCGATTGGCGGATTGCTCGCGATGTCTGTTTCCCTAGCCTTGCGCCCGGTCTTTGCCCAGGCAAACAATGGCATTTCTGCCGAAGGAATGGAAAAATTCGATGATTTCCCGCAAGAGTTCCAGGATGGGATGTTCCGATCGCCTGACCCCAACAAGAATTTCGGGTCCACGTCGCCGCCTGAAACCTATAAGGCAATTAGTGGCGTGCTTTTGCGCGGTGCGCCGTTTGATTGCCGACCGATCGACGTCGCCTATTATTTTGCCGCCCTGCGCGAAGGAATTTTGCCTGATGCTGTAATCGCCGATATCAGGGACATCGCGGCTCAGGCAAAACAGCCTCGATTGGCCCAGCCGGGATTCCTGAAATTTTTCGCTTACGATTGGGAAAAGAATAACTATTTCAATCCGGTCGTGGTTGGCTTTTTTCGTGGCAATGGATTAAAACCCTATGCGGGGGACGAAACGCCATGGTGCGCGGCCTTTGCCAATTGGTGCATTTCGAGGTCGCGCGTGCGCGCAGCCAACGTCATCATCTTCGATAACCAGACTCGTGCACTTGGCACGCGGAACGCGTCTTCCGGTTCGTTCCGCTGCTGGGGCAGCGAAGCGACCATGGACCCGCGTGAAGGCGATCTGGTCGTCTGGGCGAAAACAGGTACAGTTACCGTAAATTGTCCAAGTGTCGGCCAAGGTCATGTTGCCTTTGTCACGAAAGTACAGGTGGGGGCTGGTAACAAGCGCTCATACCATGTGGTGGGAGGAAACCAGGGTTTCCGCGGAGCCGTGGTTCAAAGTGTGAACGGCGCGCTCGTCAGGCCCGTCGACGTAGCCCAGGCGGTTTCGCGTCGAGTCATCGGAAACCATTTTGCGGACCGCGTCATTCATTCGGTTCGCACACAAAGCTTTTTTCGGTAA
- a CDS encoding serine protease translates to MRSYLLAFGLMLGLPQAVSAQTGDDWMLNQRDKDVIGIVEVRVGAKGSPLDAVDPERGTGTLISAAGHVLTAAHLFTDKSYAVCASAAGADPNKACRIDFYWRGDPANRFSLTISGPRQADRDYIVLGLPSAAEKIGRPGWPFATLARKASDNEPVYAAGYRGSDAVQPGSANTIDTARGVLRADMASGRCSNAYGISRNATMQTSPGLSGAPTFNRLHRVVGIVLGEACAADDGGNAQDAPKSRILLVQDMERLCASPALSCFFGFDGDIDPARADDTTPWYKRLIGGEAVADNYAYGLKIREIAKFQNLLGFCSLLASDAQLVRSVQADAEAGGELAIVFDTVWAVCRPGANLIDSLPSRQRLQRLADAGYEPAQQLAAMLVLFELGPKLASRRSPEDPVQISQSERVSLRRAEAYLRSAAAHEWSAASMTMFDLCRTRVFSCPRRETDAYLDAAVADGQRDALRMAGILFLVGNEPALTRRYGVSRPQNTERALALFGQAATPQTGTTNNPGYMAYDNYSAGYLGYFSWGGMYRGRTLMPTNVLVAQQYNGGCNSNGPAVPPLFEYCTMINEVGRFNNLTDRTMRRAAWSTIQQLAQWAPIAGPLGKNLATWSPDGSGIDRIDCPLNDELVFAAPTVVPAFRPRTAYCYFANPQVE, encoded by the coding sequence ATGCGCTCATATCTCCTCGCATTCGGCCTGATGCTGGGTCTGCCCCAGGCCGTCAGCGCCCAGACCGGCGACGACTGGATGTTGAATCAACGTGACAAGGACGTGATCGGCATCGTTGAAGTACGCGTCGGCGCAAAAGGATCGCCTCTCGATGCCGTGGATCCGGAGCGCGGCACTGGCACGCTCATATCAGCCGCGGGGCACGTCCTGACGGCCGCGCACCTTTTCACTGATAAGAGCTACGCGGTCTGTGCATCGGCCGCCGGTGCGGACCCAAATAAAGCATGTCGAATCGATTTCTATTGGCGCGGAGACCCGGCCAACCGGTTTTCGCTCACGATATCAGGCCCTCGTCAGGCGGACCGCGACTACATCGTTCTCGGCCTGCCGTCGGCCGCCGAGAAGATCGGTCGGCCAGGCTGGCCCTTCGCTACGCTTGCGCGCAAGGCATCCGACAACGAACCCGTGTATGCCGCGGGATATCGGGGATCGGATGCCGTGCAACCCGGTTCGGCAAACACGATCGACACCGCACGCGGCGTACTACGTGCCGACATGGCCAGTGGGCGTTGCTCCAACGCTTACGGCATCTCTCGTAACGCCACAATGCAGACTTCACCGGGCCTGAGTGGCGCCCCCACGTTCAACCGGCTCCATCGTGTCGTCGGCATCGTCCTGGGCGAGGCCTGCGCCGCCGATGACGGCGGGAACGCACAGGACGCCCCGAAATCCCGCATTCTCCTGGTGCAGGACATGGAACGGCTTTGCGCCAGTCCGGCCCTTTCGTGTTTTTTCGGGTTCGACGGCGATATCGATCCCGCTCGTGCCGACGATACCACGCCATGGTACAAGCGCTTGATTGGTGGCGAAGCGGTCGCGGACAACTATGCCTATGGCCTCAAAATCCGCGAGATCGCCAAGTTCCAGAATTTGCTGGGATTTTGTTCGCTACTGGCCAGCGATGCGCAACTCGTCCGATCCGTGCAAGCCGATGCGGAGGCTGGCGGTGAACTTGCCATTGTGTTCGACACGGTATGGGCAGTCTGCAGGCCTGGTGCCAACCTCATCGATAGCCTTCCGAGCCGTCAACGGCTACAGCGACTGGCCGATGCCGGTTATGAGCCTGCCCAGCAACTGGCAGCGATGCTCGTGCTCTTCGAGCTCGGACCCAAGCTGGCATCGCGACGGTCACCTGAAGACCCGGTCCAGATCAGCCAGTCCGAGCGCGTTTCGCTCCGGCGCGCCGAAGCTTACCTGAGGTCGGCAGCCGCCCACGAATGGTCAGCTGCGTCGATGACGATGTTCGACTTATGCCGTACCCGCGTTTTTTCATGCCCGCGAAGAGAAACAGATGCCTACCTCGATGCTGCGGTGGCGGATGGGCAGCGGGACGCACTCCGTATGGCGGGCATCCTTTTTCTTGTCGGCAACGAGCCTGCCCTTACCCGCAGATATGGGGTTTCGCGTCCGCAAAACACTGAACGGGCGTTGGCGCTGTTCGGGCAAGCGGCAACGCCGCAAACGGGGACGACGAACAATCCTGGCTACATGGCTTATGATAATTATTCAGCCGGCTACCTGGGCTATTTCAGCTGGGGAGGCATGTATCGGGGAAGGACACTGATGCCCACCAACGTGCTTGTCGCACAACAATACAACGGGGGCTGCAATAGCAACGGTCCGGCGGTACCGCCACTCTTCGAGTACTGCACCATGATCAACGAGGTGGGACGCTTCAACAATCTGACAGATCGTACGATGAGGCGGGCCGCCTGGTCCACGATCCAGCAACTTGCGCAATGGGCGCCAATCGCCGGTCCGCTGGGCAAAAACCTGGCGACCTGGTCGCCCGATGGTAGCGGCATAGACCGGATCGACTGTCCATTGAACGACGAGCTTGTGTTTGCTGCACCTACTGTGGTGCCTGCTTTCAGGCCCCGGACCGCCTATTGTTATTTTGCAAATCCGCAGGTCGAGTAG
- a CDS encoding chloride channel protein, which translates to MSRLRARRPVLFGALCGLLVAAIGLVAAGAAFGSGHAPTRGMVDGVATMPMVYAFFKFVATWLSAWSGVPAGIFAPSLAVGAALGNDVALLFYGTQAPALIALGMVGFLAAATQAPLTAFIIVMEMVDGHSMVLSLMACALVSSMLARVFSPPLYPALARMQMARADTAG; encoded by the coding sequence ATGAGCCGCCTGCGCGCGCGTCGCCCGGTCCTGTTCGGCGCCCTGTGCGGCTTGCTTGTCGCCGCCATCGGCCTGGTGGCCGCGGGCGCGGCCTTCGGCTCCGGCCATGCCCCCACGCGCGGTATGGTCGATGGGGTGGCGACGATGCCGATGGTGTACGCATTCTTCAAGTTCGTGGCGACCTGGCTCAGCGCCTGGTCCGGCGTGCCGGCAGGGATTTTCGCCCCCTCTCTCGCCGTCGGCGCCGCGCTCGGAAACGACGTCGCCCTGCTGTTCTACGGCACCCAGGCACCGGCACTGATCGCCCTGGGCATGGTGGGATTCCTGGCGGCGGCAACCCAGGCGCCGCTGACGGCCTTCATCATCGTCATGGAAATGGTGGATGGCCACTCGATGGTGCTCAGCCTGATGGCCTGCGCGCTGGTGTCGAGCATGCTGGCGCGCGTCTTCAGCCCGCCGCTGTACCCGGCGCTGGCACGCATGCAGATGGCGCGTGCGGACACGGCGGGGTGA
- a CDS encoding chloride channel protein: protein MLVAGGAAGIAAAFNTPLAGVMFAIEELARAPEQRNSGLIIAAIVLGGLVAVSVHGNATCFGVIHTGTVGLSLLLPGLVLALCTGLAGGLLSRLLIASTGGQGATP from the coding sequence CTGCTCGTCGCCGGCGGCGCAGCGGGCATCGCGGCCGCATTCAACACCCCGCTGGCCGGGGTCATGTTCGCCATCGAGGAACTGGCGCGCGCGCCGGAGCAGCGTAACAGTGGCCTGATCATCGCGGCGATCGTGCTCGGCGGTCTCGTCGCCGTATCGGTCCATGGCAATGCCACTTGTTTCGGCGTCATCCATACCGGCACGGTCGGCCTGTCGCTGCTGTTGCCGGGGCTGGTGCTCGCCCTGTGCACGGGCCTGGCCGGCGGACTGCTTTCGCGGCTCCTGATCGCGTCGACAGGCGGCCAGGGCGCGACCCCATGA
- a CDS encoding McrB family protein — protein sequence MMDKEPNEMNDMNTNPENSLAALKREWDSFKREPLKPVVEKEWRLFLDWKNSVPIAEMPLDRYTGLLDEGGQPYFTYLIERQTTHCGRFRAASSNGYGVFRTRAKAGAGAAGTLFRIAGQASAEGNAEPVSQAKAQKYFESEVRPVLVALAAYADRDDLSPLEINFARKVAYMYNPGRLLALYKGEVIRRIGRLLKLDEDELEGYKATEAIKRALTAAWNISPEDTCTWDRETLRSWGRDGDNGRLSLEFEISQKLTNFLYQRFGTTIEFEHKNTIFYGPPGTGKTHMVTEAIARRAMLEGRALAEMREIVQFHPSYSYEDFIEGLKPVPAGSGIDLVVKPGVFKLFCKRAMDALRADRLAGTAPRAFYFVVDEINRAELSRVLGEVLVCLEDSKRIDVDREGRETGLRVKTQYSYLAKEGEDPDFGVPANVVFIGTMNDIDRSIDSFDMALRRRFAWVPTACDYGVVRDTFGDHKHAQRYEEICRELNTFIREGLQLGASYEIGHAYFMKLAQRGLSAASVRDLFDTSIEPLLAEYLRAEYSAGEVKDRLKTAREIFSLSRAPGKAAPAA from the coding sequence ATGATGGACAAGGAACCGAACGAGATGAACGATATGAACACGAACCCGGAGAACAGCCTCGCTGCCTTGAAGCGGGAATGGGACAGCTTCAAGCGCGAGCCGCTGAAACCGGTGGTCGAGAAAGAATGGCGCCTGTTCCTCGACTGGAAGAACAGCGTCCCGATCGCCGAGATGCCGCTCGACCGCTATACGGGCCTGCTCGACGAGGGAGGCCAGCCTTATTTTACTTACCTGATCGAGCGCCAGACCACGCACTGTGGCCGGTTCCGCGCAGCCAGCAGCAACGGTTACGGCGTGTTCCGCACGCGGGCGAAGGCCGGGGCCGGGGCGGCCGGAACCCTGTTCCGGATCGCAGGCCAGGCCAGTGCCGAAGGCAATGCCGAGCCGGTGTCGCAAGCGAAGGCGCAGAAGTATTTCGAGAGCGAGGTGAGGCCGGTGCTGGTCGCGTTGGCCGCTTACGCAGACCGCGACGACCTGAGCCCGCTGGAGATCAACTTCGCCCGCAAGGTCGCCTACATGTACAACCCGGGACGCCTGCTTGCCCTGTACAAGGGCGAGGTGATCCGCAGGATCGGCCGCCTGCTGAAACTTGACGAAGACGAGCTCGAAGGCTACAAGGCAACCGAAGCGATCAAGCGCGCCCTCACGGCCGCCTGGAACATCAGCCCCGAGGATACCTGCACCTGGGACCGCGAAACGCTGCGGTCCTGGGGGCGTGACGGCGACAATGGTCGACTGAGCCTCGAATTCGAGATCAGCCAGAAGCTGACGAATTTCCTGTACCAGCGCTTCGGCACCACCATCGAGTTCGAGCACAAGAACACGATCTTCTACGGTCCGCCCGGCACCGGCAAGACCCACATGGTCACCGAGGCCATCGCCAGGCGCGCCATGCTGGAAGGGCGCGCGCTCGCGGAGATGCGTGAAATCGTCCAGTTCCATCCGAGTTACTCCTATGAGGACTTCATCGAAGGGCTCAAACCCGTCCCCGCCGGCAGCGGCATCGACCTCGTGGTCAAGCCGGGCGTGTTCAAGCTGTTCTGCAAACGCGCGATGGACGCCCTGCGGGCGGACAGGCTGGCGGGAACCGCACCGCGGGCCTTCTATTTCGTGGTGGACGAGATCAACCGCGCGGAACTGTCGCGCGTGCTGGGCGAGGTGCTGGTTTGCCTCGAGGACTCCAAGCGCATCGATGTCGACCGCGAGGGCAGGGAGACCGGACTGCGCGTGAAGACCCAGTACAGCTACCTGGCGAAAGAGGGAGAGGATCCGGACTTCGGCGTGCCCGCCAACGTGGTCTTCATCGGCACGATGAACGACATCGACCGCAGCATCGACAGCTTCGACATGGCGCTGCGCCGTCGTTTCGCCTGGGTGCCGACGGCCTGCGACTACGGGGTCGTGCGCGACACGTTTGGCGACCACAAGCATGCCCAGCGCTACGAAGAGATCTGCCGCGAACTCAACACCTTCATCCGCGAGGGCCTGCAACTGGGCGCCTCGTATGAAATCGGCCATGCCTATTTCATGAAGCTCGCCCAGCGTGGCCTGAGTGCGGCCTCGGTGCGCGACCTGTTCGACACCAGCATCGAGCCGCTACTGGCGGAGTACCTGCGCGCCGAATACAGCGCGGGCGAGGTCAAGGACAGGCTCAAGACCGCACGCGAGATCTTCTCGCTGTCGCGCGCCCCAGGCAAGGCCGCGCCGGCGGCATGA
- a CDS encoding YjgN family protein, translated as MLTVDTPASSSCTDAGAPLALAAPALPRVFHFRFTGSGREYFRIWVVNLLLSLATLGIYSAWAKVRRLAYFDRSTLLAGARFDFHGQPTAILRGRVLAVVLLALYNYAFGFSLVFGLASVAMLLLALPYMMRGALRFRLGNTSWRGLRFRFTGSVPHAYRSYLSPITVFLLPGVVVAVMGQTPWSALPVLLYLGWPAMYAAMKRYQYGHVAFGDQHTTTELPTGPFFGIYLRGLLLASCLIVLFMGLGLLSIPLQKVFAAETAVMAIGVAGSLASAVVAYLLLGPYQQVRTLNLCLPRTSFPGVRFVSTLTARGYARLQLKNLVLTLLSLGLYRPFAVVSAYRYRLAHLALEVDDGFDHILSSAGTDGGAAGDSSADLLGIDLSW; from the coding sequence ATGCTCACTGTCGACACCCCTGCGAGCAGTTCCTGTACCGACGCCGGCGCACCGCTGGCCCTTGCTGCTCCCGCGCTCCCGCGCGTCTTTCACTTTCGCTTCACCGGCAGCGGAAGGGAATATTTCCGCATCTGGGTCGTCAACCTGCTCCTGAGCCTGGCCACGCTGGGCATCTATTCAGCCTGGGCCAAGGTGCGCCGCCTCGCGTATTTCGACCGCAGCACGCTGCTTGCCGGCGCCCGCTTCGACTTCCACGGCCAGCCCACCGCCATCCTGCGTGGGCGCGTGCTGGCCGTGGTGCTGCTTGCGCTGTACAACTACGCCTTCGGCTTCTCGCTTGTCTTCGGCCTGGCAAGCGTCGCCATGCTGCTGCTGGCGCTGCCGTACATGATGCGTGGCGCGCTGCGCTTCCGACTGGGAAACACGTCCTGGCGCGGGTTGCGCTTCCGATTCACGGGCTCTGTCCCCCACGCCTACCGTAGCTACCTGTCGCCGATTACCGTCTTCCTGCTGCCGGGCGTGGTGGTGGCTGTCATGGGGCAGACCCCCTGGTCCGCCCTGCCTGTGCTGCTCTACCTCGGCTGGCCCGCAATGTATGCCGCGATGAAGCGCTACCAGTACGGGCACGTCGCCTTTGGCGACCAGCACACCACGACCGAACTGCCGACCGGGCCGTTCTTCGGGATCTACCTCCGCGGCCTGCTGCTCGCGTCCTGCCTCATCGTCCTTTTCATGGGGCTGGGCCTGCTCAGCATCCCGCTGCAAAAAGTGTTTGCCGCGGAGACAGCAGTCATGGCGATCGGCGTGGCCGGTTCCCTGGCGAGCGCTGTCGTGGCCTACCTGCTGCTCGGCCCGTACCAGCAGGTACGCACGCTCAACCTCTGCCTGCCGCGCACCAGCTTTCCCGGCGTCCGTTTCGTCTCCACCTTGACGGCGCGGGGCTACGCTCGCCTCCAGCTCAAGAACCTGGTCCTGACCCTGCTGAGCCTTGGCTTGTATCGCCCGTTCGCGGTGGTCAGCGCCTACCGCTACCGGCTGGCCCACCTGGCGCTCGAAGTCGACGATGGTTTCGACCACATCCTCTCGAGCGCCGGTACGGACGGCGGCGCCGCAGGCGACAGCAGCGCCGACCTCCTCGGTATCGATCTTTCCTGGTGA
- a CDS encoding M48 family metallopeptidase, whose translation MARVAPADTPVRLLVRKSDRLGANAIALPGGTIVVSDLMVRLVVGKAGEFGDAQKAQLAGVLAHEIGHVRMRHGTRILAGSSLSAALAAALFGDFSTVGGLPAVFASMSYSRDMESEADEYAIALLRERGISTLPLADLLERIDGAAWLTKRAKKMRRTGSGKRSTVSRAPIR comes from the coding sequence CTGGCGCGGGTAGCGCCGGCCGACACGCCGGTACGGCTGCTGGTACGCAAGTCGGACCGCCTGGGTGCGAATGCCATTGCGCTGCCAGGCGGGACCATCGTCGTCTCCGACCTGATGGTGCGCCTGGTCGTCGGCAAGGCTGGCGAATTCGGCGACGCCCAGAAAGCGCAGCTGGCCGGCGTGCTCGCCCACGAGATCGGCCACGTGCGCATGCGCCACGGCACCCGCATCCTGGCCGGTTCGTCCCTGTCCGCGGCATTGGCTGCGGCGCTGTTCGGCGACTTCAGCACGGTGGGCGGCTTGCCTGCCGTGTTTGCCAGCATGAGCTATTCGCGCGACATGGAGTCCGAAGCGGACGAGTACGCGATCGCCCTGCTGCGGGAACGGGGAATCTCGACGCTGCCGCTGGCCGACCTGCTCGAGCGCATCGACGGGGCGGCCTGGCTGACGAAGAGAGCGAAGAAGATGCGCCGAACTGGCTCTGGCAAGCGGTCGACAGTTTCACGAGCACCCATCCGATGA